A genomic region of Streptomyces rimosus contains the following coding sequences:
- a CDS encoding NAD+ synthase, whose amino-acid sequence MPRLRIALNQTDACVGDLTGNAETIVRWTREAARRDAHLIAFPEMVLTGYPVEDLALRSSFVEASRAALRALAARLADEGFGDTPVVVGYLDRCEQAQPRYGQPAGAPQNAAAVLYRGAVALSFAKHHLPNYGVFDEFRYFVPGETLPVVRVRGVDVALAICEDLWQDGGRVPAARSAGAGLLVSVNASPYERNKDDTRLELVRRRAREAGCAIAYLAMSGAQDDLVFDGDSIVVGRDGAVLARAPQFEECCVVLDLDLPAAAPRAPSGVVDDGLRIEHVVLTPDPLPDDAPWETGGQAPHLEDAEEIYGALVAGLRGYVTKNGFRSVLLGLSGGIDSALVAAIACDALGARNVYGVSMPSRYSSEHSKEDAAELARRTGLRLRTVPIGPMFDAYMASLELTGVAEENLQARLRGTTLMALSNQEGHLVLAPGNKSELACGYSTLYGDAVGGFGPIKDVYKSDVFRLARWRNRSAAEHGRTPPIPENSITKPPSAELRPGQVDTDSLPDYEVLDAILELYVDRDQGRERIVGLGYEDELVVRVLRMVDAAEYKRRQYPPGTKISAKGFGKDRRLPVTNHWRESV is encoded by the coding sequence GTGCCTCGTCTGCGGATCGCCCTGAATCAGACCGACGCCTGCGTCGGGGACCTCACCGGCAACGCCGAAACGATCGTGCGGTGGACCCGGGAGGCCGCCCGGCGGGACGCGCACCTGATCGCGTTCCCCGAGATGGTGCTGACCGGCTACCCCGTCGAGGACCTGGCGCTGCGGTCGTCGTTCGTGGAGGCGAGCCGCGCCGCGCTGCGCGCGCTCGCCGCCCGGCTCGCCGACGAGGGCTTCGGGGACACCCCGGTCGTCGTCGGCTATCTGGACCGCTGCGAACAGGCGCAGCCGCGGTACGGGCAGCCCGCGGGCGCCCCGCAGAACGCCGCCGCCGTGCTGTACCGCGGCGCGGTCGCGCTCTCCTTCGCCAAGCACCACCTGCCCAACTACGGCGTCTTCGACGAGTTCCGGTACTTCGTGCCGGGCGAGACGCTGCCCGTGGTCCGCGTGCGCGGCGTGGACGTGGCGCTGGCGATCTGCGAGGACCTGTGGCAGGACGGCGGCCGGGTGCCCGCGGCCCGGTCGGCCGGGGCCGGGCTGCTGGTCTCCGTCAACGCCTCGCCGTACGAGCGGAACAAGGACGACACCCGCCTGGAGCTGGTCCGGCGGCGCGCCCGGGAGGCCGGCTGCGCGATCGCGTACCTGGCGATGTCCGGCGCGCAGGACGACCTGGTCTTCGACGGCGACTCGATCGTGGTGGGCCGGGACGGCGCGGTGCTGGCGCGCGCGCCGCAGTTCGAGGAGTGCTGCGTGGTGCTGGACCTGGACCTGCCGGCCGCCGCGCCACGGGCGCCGTCCGGGGTGGTGGACGACGGGCTGCGTATCGAGCACGTCGTCCTGACGCCGGACCCGCTGCCCGATGACGCGCCGTGGGAGACCGGCGGTCAGGCCCCGCACCTGGAGGACGCCGAGGAGATCTACGGCGCGCTGGTTGCCGGGCTGCGCGGGTACGTCACCAAGAACGGGTTCCGCAGCGTGCTGCTCGGGCTGTCCGGCGGGATCGATTCCGCGCTGGTCGCGGCGATCGCGTGCGACGCGCTCGGCGCGCGGAACGTATACGGCGTCTCGATGCCCTCCCGCTACTCCTCCGAGCACTCCAAGGAGGACGCGGCCGAGCTGGCCCGGCGTACCGGGCTGCGGCTGCGTACGGTGCCGATCGGGCCGATGTTCGACGCGTACATGGCATCCCTGGAGCTGACCGGGGTCGCCGAGGAGAACCTCCAGGCCCGGCTGCGCGGCACGACGCTGATGGCGCTCTCCAACCAGGAGGGCCATCTCGTCCTCGCGCCGGGCAACAAGTCCGAGCTGGCGTGCGGCTACTCGACGCTGTACGGCGACGCGGTGGGCGGCTTCGGGCCGATCAAGGACGTGTACAAGAGCGATGTCTTCCGGCTCGCGCGCTGGCGGAACCGGTCGGCGGCCGAGCACGGGCGTACACCGCCGATCCCGGAGAACTCGATCACCAAGCCGCCGAGCGCCGAGCTGCGCCCCGGGCAGGTGGACACCGACTCGCTGCCGGACTACGAGGTCCTCGACGCGATCCTGGAGCTGTATGTCGACCGCGACCAGGGGCGCGAGCGGATCGTCGGGCTCGGGTACGAGGACGAGCTGGTGGTGCGGGTGCTGCGGATGGTGGACGCGGCCGAGTACAAGCGGCGGCAGTACCCGCCGGGCACGAAGATCTCCGCCAAGGGCTTCGGCAAGGACCGGCGGCTGCCGGTCACCAACCACTGGCGGGAGTCGGTCTGA
- a CDS encoding mycothiol-dependent nitroreductase Rv2466c family protein codes for MSKHFDVTAVTFHFDSACPWTWRTSRWLVDATGRRGIPLSYRAFDLTDGAPLDKLPDERRPAAAGSRCLLRLAEAAHADGRDTLTGTVYAAYGAAVFDGGADPSPELAERCLAEAGAATYADVLHDAALDRQVARAREQAQEFSGKNAGSPVTVITTPRGERGFFGPVVAPTPTGAEADRLWDAVVGAASVPHFFELRARRTAKP; via the coding sequence GTGAGCAAGCACTTCGACGTCACGGCCGTGACGTTCCACTTCGACTCCGCGTGCCCCTGGACCTGGCGCACCTCGCGCTGGCTGGTGGACGCCACGGGGCGCCGGGGCATCCCGCTGTCCTACCGCGCCTTCGACCTGACCGACGGCGCGCCGCTGGACAAGCTGCCCGACGAGCGCCGCCCGGCCGCCGCCGGGAGCCGCTGCCTGCTGCGGCTGGCCGAGGCCGCGCACGCCGACGGCCGGGACACCCTGACCGGCACGGTGTACGCCGCGTACGGCGCCGCGGTGTTCGACGGCGGCGCGGACCCGTCGCCGGAGCTGGCCGAACGCTGCCTGGCCGAGGCGGGCGCCGCGACCTATGCCGACGTGCTGCACGACGCCGCGCTGGACCGGCAGGTGGCCCGCGCCCGCGAGCAGGCGCAGGAGTTCTCCGGCAAGAACGCGGGCTCGCCCGTCACGGTCATCACCACGCCCCGCGGCGAACGCGGCTTCTTCGGGCCCGTGGTGGCGCCCACGCCCACCGGCGCGGAGGCCGACCGGCTGTGGGACGCCGTCGTCGGCGCGGCGTCCGTACCGCACTTCTTCGAGCTGCGGGCGCGGCGCACCGCCAAGCCGTGA
- a CDS encoding endonuclease/exonuclease/phosphatase family protein, whose protein sequence is MTESGRGHDPERNASRARRLRDWWRPEGMWRRGIVLAVLAVLLGLLMILHAQVPNTVGNLGSLLETFLPWLGLIGVPVLLVAAVLRRSTTAIVALLLPAVVWVGLFGGQLTDKKGTGGNLTVVTHNVSDKNLDPAGTARDIVKSGADVVALEELTGDALPKYKEGLAKAYPYRTVQGTVGLWSKHPLTDAAPVDIKMGWTRALRATVQAPSGKQVAFYVAHLPSVRVKLNAGFTANQRDNSATALGEAIAHERVKQVILLGDLNGTMNDRSLAPVTAQMRSAQGAAGDGFGFSFPAAFPMARIDQIMMKGIDPVSSWSLPRTGSDHLPLAASVKI, encoded by the coding sequence ATGACGGAGTCGGGGCGGGGCCACGACCCTGAGCGGAATGCCTCCCGGGCGCGGCGCCTGCGCGACTGGTGGCGTCCGGAGGGCATGTGGCGGCGGGGCATCGTGCTCGCCGTGCTGGCGGTCCTGCTGGGGCTGCTGATGATCCTGCACGCGCAGGTCCCCAACACGGTGGGCAACCTGGGCAGCCTGCTGGAGACGTTCCTGCCGTGGCTCGGCCTGATCGGCGTCCCGGTGCTGCTGGTCGCCGCCGTGCTGCGCCGCTCCACGACCGCGATCGTCGCGCTGCTGCTGCCGGCTGTCGTCTGGGTCGGCCTCTTCGGCGGGCAGCTCACGGACAAGAAGGGCACCGGCGGCAACCTCACCGTCGTCACCCACAACGTCAGCGACAAGAACCTCGATCCGGCCGGTACGGCCAGGGACATCGTGAAGTCCGGCGCGGACGTGGTGGCCCTGGAGGAGCTGACCGGTGACGCGCTGCCCAAGTACAAGGAGGGGCTGGCCAAGGCGTACCCGTACCGCACGGTGCAGGGCACGGTCGGGCTGTGGAGCAAGCACCCGCTGACCGACGCGGCGCCGGTGGACATCAAGATGGGCTGGACCCGGGCGCTGCGCGCCACCGTCCAGGCACCCAGCGGCAAGCAGGTCGCCTTCTACGTCGCGCATCTGCCGTCGGTACGGGTCAAGCTCAACGCGGGCTTCACCGCCAACCAGCGCGACAACAGCGCGACCGCCCTCGGCGAGGCGATCGCCCACGAGCGCGTCAAGCAGGTCATCCTGCTGGGCGATCTCAACGGCACCATGAACGACCGCTCCCTCGCCCCGGTCACCGCGCAGATGCGCTCGGCGCAGGGCGCGGCGGGCGACGGCTTCGGCTTCTCCTTCCCGGCCGCCTTCCCGATGGCGCGGATCGACCAGATCATGATGAAGGGGATCGACCCGGTGTCCTCCTGGTCGCTGCCCAGGACCGGCAGTGATCACCTTCCGCTGGCCGCCTCGGTCAAGATCTGA
- a CDS encoding DUF998 domain-containing protein, producing the protein MSVQTSKSRRAAPVLLLLGAVAYTAWVLEVVLSTGLDPVRTYVSELAAADQPLGGLFRATDLAAGVLVLAGAVAALLTLERRPWATAGWAALALFGGATAVDSRLPLSCAPTSDPECAARETAGLVPATHTAHAISSSLAMVGALAGLVLLTVAARRYGWWPPLGRIAPWLTAAELAATVWTLSSIAAFTEGHGTWALGVGQRLQVLLVALYVGLLAWCVGRAGTTTGREGGTA; encoded by the coding sequence ATGTCCGTGCAGACGAGCAAGAGCCGCCGCGCCGCCCCCGTCCTCCTCCTGCTCGGAGCGGTGGCGTACACCGCGTGGGTGCTGGAGGTGGTGCTGTCCACCGGCCTCGATCCGGTACGGACGTACGTCAGCGAACTGGCCGCCGCCGATCAGCCGCTCGGCGGCCTGTTCCGCGCCACGGACCTGGCCGCCGGGGTGCTGGTGCTGGCCGGTGCGGTGGCCGCGCTGCTCACACTGGAGCGGCGGCCCTGGGCGACGGCGGGCTGGGCCGCGCTCGCGCTCTTCGGCGGCGCCACCGCCGTCGACTCCCGGCTGCCGCTGAGCTGCGCGCCGACCAGCGACCCGGAGTGCGCGGCCCGCGAGACGGCGGGCCTGGTGCCAGCCACCCACACCGCGCACGCGATCAGCAGTTCGCTGGCCATGGTGGGCGCGCTGGCCGGTCTCGTCCTGCTGACCGTCGCCGCCCGCCGGTACGGCTGGTGGCCGCCGCTCGGCCGGATCGCGCCGTGGCTGACCGCCGCCGAACTGGCCGCCACCGTCTGGACCCTCTCCTCCATCGCCGCCTTCACCGAGGGCCACGGCACCTGGGCGCTCGGCGTCGGCCAGCGCCTCCAGGTCCTGCTGGTCGCCCTGTACGTGGGCCTGCTCGCGTGGTGTGTCGGGCGAGCGGGCACCACTACGGGGAGAGAAGGGGGAACGGCATGA
- a CDS encoding MFS transporter: MPLALLALAVSAFGIGTTEFVMMGLLPNVAGDLGTSVPTAGYLVSAYALGVVIGAPLLTALGARVPRKRMLLLLMAVFTVGNLASALAPNFGLLIAGRLLAGLPHGAFFGVGAVVAARLVKEGRQARAVATMFLGLTVANIVGVPAATLLGQHLGWRATFLVVAAIGLVAIASLARLIPPMPREEHGGVAHELRAMGNRQVVLGLVTAVFGFAGVFAVYSYLASMMTEVSGFAEGSVPLVLALFGAGMTLGALAAGPLTDRALRPTLYGALGALAVTLVVFTFVVHVKWAALICVVILGAVGFMTTTPLQMLVMQKARHAPTLASASNHSAFNLANAGGAWVGGVAIAAGWGWTSPALVGAVLAVVGLGIAVTAGLLDRGAAASSRVVASSEDEVPAELPDRVG; this comes from the coding sequence ATGCCCCTGGCGCTGCTCGCGCTGGCCGTCTCCGCCTTCGGCATCGGCACCACCGAGTTCGTGATGATGGGCCTGCTGCCCAATGTCGCGGGCGACCTGGGTACGTCCGTGCCCACGGCCGGCTATCTCGTCTCCGCCTACGCCCTCGGCGTCGTCATCGGCGCCCCGCTGCTGACCGCGCTCGGCGCGCGCGTCCCGCGCAAGCGGATGCTCCTGCTGCTCATGGCGGTCTTCACGGTCGGCAACCTGGCCTCGGCCCTGGCGCCCAACTTCGGCCTGCTGATCGCGGGCCGGCTGCTCGCCGGGCTGCCGCACGGCGCGTTCTTCGGCGTCGGCGCGGTGGTCGCGGCCCGGCTGGTCAAGGAAGGCCGGCAGGCCCGCGCCGTGGCCACCATGTTCCTCGGGCTGACCGTCGCCAACATCGTCGGCGTGCCCGCCGCGACGCTGCTCGGCCAGCACCTCGGCTGGCGCGCGACCTTCCTGGTGGTGGCCGCCATCGGGCTGGTCGCGATAGCCTCGCTGGCCCGGCTGATTCCGCCGATGCCGCGCGAGGAGCACGGCGGCGTGGCCCACGAGCTGCGCGCCATGGGCAACCGGCAGGTCGTCCTCGGGCTGGTCACCGCGGTCTTCGGCTTCGCCGGCGTGTTCGCCGTCTACAGCTACCTCGCCTCGATGATGACCGAGGTCTCCGGCTTCGCCGAGGGCTCCGTCCCGCTGGTCCTGGCGCTCTTCGGCGCGGGCATGACGCTGGGCGCGCTGGCCGCCGGACCGCTGACCGACCGCGCGCTGCGGCCCACGCTGTACGGGGCGCTCGGCGCCCTCGCCGTCACCCTCGTCGTCTTCACCTTCGTGGTGCACGTGAAGTGGGCGGCCCTGATCTGCGTCGTGATCCTCGGCGCGGTCGGCTTCATGACCACCACGCCGCTGCAGATGCTGGTCATGCAGAAGGCCCGGCACGCGCCCACCCTGGCCTCCGCCTCCAACCACTCGGCGTTCAACCTGGCCAACGCGGGCGGCGCCTGGGTCGGCGGGGTGGCCATCGCGGCGGGCTGGGGCTGGACCTCCCCGGCGCTGGTCGGCGCGGTCCTGGCCGTCGTCGGCCTGGGCATCGCGGTCACCGCGGGCCTGCTGGACCGCGGCGCCGCCGCCTCCTCGCGCGTCGTCGCGAGCAGCGAGGACGAGGTGCCGGCGGAACTGCCGGACCGGGTGGGCTGA
- a CDS encoding multicopper oxidase family protein, whose product MRTHTRRAVLGAGIAAAGSGLLAACSSADQKGHAGHGGAGHPAEAPGGYVSPDGPEVAAAEAERGSGPVRKVALTATAAKLDLGGRTVGSWAYGDELPGKEVRVTAGDTLELTLANHLPEATSLHWHGLALRNDMDGVPDVTQRPVKAGGSFTYRFAVSHPGTYWFHPHSGVQQDRGLYAPLIVEDPKEPLKYDKEWVVVLDDWVDGVDGSTPDAVLAELSKGMGGMDHGSGSGGMDHGGMDMGGHGGMDHGAHSMGGRKAPTPTGPSRMLMGATSKLLGGDAGDVDYPYHLVNGRTPEDPRTFRAKPGDRIRIRFINAGGDTAYRVALGGHTMTVTHTDGYPVVHAATDALLLGMGERYDVVVTAGDGVFPLTALAEGKKRTGLALLRTADGAAPDASVRPKELDGRLLTADRLKADGPVRLASRAPDRTIRFDLTGSMAKYDWAVNGRKYTPSQRYPVRSGERVRLSFRNSTTMWHPMHLHGHTFALPDGGPRKDTAIVLPGRRLDVDLDADNPGLWMLHCHNVYHAESGMMTVLGYQK is encoded by the coding sequence ATGCGTACGCACACCCGCCGCGCCGTACTCGGCGCGGGCATCGCGGCCGCCGGCAGCGGCCTGCTCGCCGCCTGTTCGTCCGCCGACCAGAAAGGCCACGCCGGCCACGGCGGCGCCGGCCACCCGGCCGAGGCGCCGGGCGGTTACGTCTCCCCCGACGGCCCGGAGGTGGCCGCCGCCGAGGCCGAGCGCGGCTCCGGCCCCGTACGGAAGGTGGCGCTGACCGCCACCGCGGCCAAGCTCGACCTGGGCGGCCGTACGGTCGGCAGCTGGGCCTATGGGGACGAACTGCCCGGCAAGGAGGTACGGGTCACCGCGGGCGACACCCTGGAGCTGACGCTCGCCAACCACCTGCCCGAGGCCACGTCCCTGCACTGGCACGGCCTGGCCCTGCGCAACGACATGGACGGCGTACCGGACGTGACCCAGCGCCCGGTCAAGGCGGGCGGCTCGTTCACGTACCGCTTCGCCGTCAGCCACCCCGGCACGTACTGGTTCCACCCGCACTCGGGCGTGCAACAGGACCGCGGCCTGTACGCGCCGCTGATCGTCGAGGACCCGAAGGAGCCGCTGAAGTACGACAAGGAGTGGGTCGTCGTCCTGGACGACTGGGTCGACGGGGTGGACGGCAGCACGCCGGACGCGGTGCTGGCCGAACTGTCCAAGGGCATGGGCGGCATGGACCACGGGTCCGGTTCCGGCGGGATGGACCACGGCGGCATGGACATGGGCGGCCACGGCGGGATGGATCACGGCGCGCACTCCATGGGCGGCCGCAAGGCGCCCACCCCCACCGGCCCCTCCCGCATGCTGATGGGCGCCACCAGCAAGCTGCTCGGCGGGGACGCGGGTGACGTGGACTACCCGTACCACCTGGTCAACGGCCGTACCCCGGAGGACCCGCGGACCTTCCGCGCCAAGCCCGGCGACCGTATCCGCATCCGCTTCATCAACGCCGGAGGGGACACCGCCTACCGCGTCGCGCTCGGCGGCCACACCATGACGGTGACGCACACCGACGGCTACCCCGTCGTCCACGCCGCCACGGACGCCCTGCTGCTGGGCATGGGCGAGCGCTACGACGTGGTGGTCACCGCCGGGGACGGCGTCTTCCCGCTGACCGCGCTCGCCGAGGGCAAGAAGCGCACCGGGCTGGCCCTGCTGCGCACCGCCGACGGCGCGGCGCCCGACGCGTCCGTACGGCCGAAGGAGCTGGACGGACGGCTGCTGACGGCCGACCGGCTCAAGGCCGACGGGCCGGTGCGCCTGGCGTCGCGCGCGCCGGACCGCACGATCCGGTTCGACCTCACCGGCTCCATGGCGAAGTACGACTGGGCGGTCAACGGCAGGAAGTACACGCCGTCGCAGCGCTATCCGGTGCGTTCCGGGGAGCGCGTACGGCTGTCGTTCCGCAACAGCACCACGATGTGGCACCCGATGCACCTGCACGGGCACACCTTCGCGCTGCCGGACGGCGGACCGCGCAAGGACACCGCGATCGTGCTGCCGGGCCGCCGCCTGGACGTCGATCTCGACGCCGACAACCCGGGCCTGTGGATGCTGCACTGCCACAACGTCTACCACGCGGAGTCGGGGATGATGACGGTTCTCGGGTACCAGAAGTAG
- a CDS encoding alpha/beta fold hydrolase — protein sequence MSRDGGKRKGPAPGRMLRVDGTVLHVLCEGGGPVCVLSGGLGMSWFDWDPVAARLAPHRTVVRFDRPGLGLSAPATGPPTAAGEAARIARVLDALGLYGPCTVVGHSLAAFHAEAFARLHPERAAGLVLVDGSVEEDPRPRLPRTVRTAWAGGLASLLSAAGLPRALGPTARRLTVRASTVRNHPRGPHEAGAYRTSRVLRACAMENATYAYQAAEVAALRPDHPLRGVPVTVLAAYDGSETPRELRWLERQRALATQLGGAFAVAAPAGHLIMADAPDAVATAVLSLTADPDLEGPRGR from the coding sequence ATGAGCAGGGACGGCGGCAAGCGCAAGGGCCCGGCCCCCGGCCGCATGCTGCGCGTGGACGGCACGGTGCTGCACGTCCTGTGCGAGGGCGGCGGGCCGGTGTGCGTGCTCAGCGGCGGGCTGGGCATGAGCTGGTTCGACTGGGACCCGGTCGCGGCCCGGCTCGCCCCGCACCGTACGGTCGTCCGCTTCGACCGGCCCGGCCTCGGGCTGAGCGCGCCCGCCACCGGACCGCCCACCGCGGCGGGCGAGGCCGCCCGGATCGCGCGCGTCCTGGACGCGCTCGGCCTGTACGGGCCGTGCACGGTCGTCGGTCACAGCCTGGCCGCCTTCCACGCCGAGGCGTTCGCCCGGCTCCACCCGGAGCGCGCCGCCGGCCTCGTGCTCGTCGACGGCAGCGTGGAGGAGGACCCGCGCCCGCGGCTGCCGCGTACGGTCCGTACGGCCTGGGCCGGGGGCCTCGCGTCCCTCCTGTCGGCCGCCGGGCTGCCCCGCGCCCTCGGACCCACCGCGCGCCGTCTGACCGTCCGCGCCTCGACCGTGCGCAACCACCCGCGCGGCCCCCACGAGGCCGGTGCCTACCGCACCAGCCGGGTGCTGCGCGCCTGCGCCATGGAGAACGCGACCTACGCCTACCAGGCCGCAGAGGTCGCCGCGCTGCGCCCGGACCATCCGCTGCGGGGCGTGCCGGTGACGGTCCTGGCGGCGTACGACGGCAGCGAGACACCGCGCGAACTGCGCTGGCTGGAGCGTCAGCGGGCACTGGCCACCCAGCTCGGCGGCGCCTTCGCGGTCGCCGCCCCGGCCGGACACCTGATCATGGCCGACGCGCCGGACGCGGTGGCCACGGCCGTGCTGTCCCTGACCGCCGACCCGGACCTCGAAGGGCCGCGCGGGCGCTGA